The Geotoga petraea genome has a window encoding:
- a CDS encoding ATP-binding cassette domain-containing protein, which produces MYLLGITTFLVVWQIISLFYTNLTLPGPIITVETLFNLIGDMTFWTQFLNTFLKSLTGLVISLGVGVPLGFFAGLNKKFDDFIRPAVMFFQGAPIVSYIAISMLWFGIGFYTPVFVAFVVIFPTIVFNISNGIRSTDKNLIEMAKLYKIPQSLIRKYIYFPSIIPFVVSTLKIISGTLWRAVVVGEFLAGAYGIGYSLSLSKATLNTEEVFAYTIFLIAVGIIFEKSLLKINLNPKIKIKKNIEVTHNEKTDNLKDIELDNVTFSYNDTNVIQNLNMKIEKNKTTALIGESGSGKTTILYLLSKIRKGFTGNIKNVPEKVSFVYQDDRLIPWLNVNDNIKIVNPNLEDRDIEKYLSMMGIEEKQFIYPEKLSGGMKKRVNIARALAYNPKLLLLDEPFSSLDLKTKYNLIEDLKKIFSNDNITSLIVSHDPYEISEISDRIYLLSSKEKNIIWEQDLENEEKENLANIIKDRIINGG; this is translated from the coding sequence ATGTATTTATTGGGGATAACAACTTTTTTAGTTGTTTGGCAAATTATTTCTCTTTTTTATACAAATCTTACTTTGCCCGGGCCTATTATAACCGTTGAAACCCTTTTTAACTTAATCGGTGATATGACTTTTTGGACTCAGTTTTTAAATACATTTTTAAAGAGTTTAACGGGACTTGTAATAAGTTTGGGAGTTGGAGTTCCTCTTGGCTTTTTTGCAGGGCTCAACAAGAAATTCGACGATTTTATTAGACCTGCTGTCATGTTTTTTCAAGGTGCCCCCATAGTTTCTTATATAGCTATTTCGATGCTTTGGTTTGGTATTGGCTTTTATACCCCTGTTTTTGTAGCTTTTGTGGTTATATTCCCAACCATAGTTTTTAACATTTCAAACGGGATAAGATCAACAGACAAAAACCTTATAGAAATGGCAAAGTTGTATAAAATACCTCAAAGTTTGATCAGAAAGTACATTTACTTTCCATCTATAATCCCTTTTGTCGTATCAACTTTAAAAATAATTTCTGGGACTTTGTGGAGAGCTGTTGTAGTGGGAGAATTTCTGGCAGGTGCTTATGGAATAGGTTATTCACTGTCTCTTTCTAAAGCTACTCTTAACACGGAAGAAGTTTTTGCATACACCATCTTTTTAATCGCAGTGGGGATTATCTTTGAAAAATCTCTTTTGAAAATAAATTTAAACCCAAAGATAAAGATAAAAAAGAATATAGAAGTTACACACAATGAAAAGACGGATAATTTAAAAGATATTGAGTTGGATAATGTAACTTTTTCGTATAATGATACAAATGTTATTCAAAATTTGAATATGAAAATTGAAAAAAACAAGACTACAGCTCTTATAGGTGAATCTGGAAGTGGAAAGACGACTATCCTGTATTTATTATCCAAAATTAGAAAAGGTTTTACTGGAAATATTAAAAACGTTCCTGAAAAGGTCTCTTTTGTGTATCAAGATGACAGACTCATTCCTTGGTTGAACGTAAACGATAATATAAAAATAGTAAATCCAAACTTAGAAGACAGAGATATTGAAAAATATCTATCCATGATGGGTATAGAGGAAAAACAATTTATATATCCAGAAAAATTATCTGGGGGGATGAAAAAGAGGGTTAACATTGCAAGGGCTCTCGCGTACAACCCAAAATTACTTTTGTTAGACGAGCCTTTTTCTTCTTTGGATTTGAAAACCAAGTACAATTTGATAGAAGATTTGAAAAAGATTTTTTCTAACGACAATATAACCAGTCTTATAGTTTCTCACGATCCCTATGAGATTTCAGAAATTTCGGATAGAATATATTTACTGAGTTCAAAAGAAAAAAATATTATTTGGGAACAAGATTTAGAAAACGAAGAAAAAGAAAATTTGGCAAATATAATCAAAGATAGAATAATAAACGGAGGATGA
- a CDS encoding HAD family hydrolase: protein MDKIKTIIFDLDGTLVNTINVTIPAFENVIKDLKEKNMIEYLPDKKEIMKYIGYPIDQIFTNLYDSNDKKLIEESVRLLDHYEEIIIENNDNIFFDGVIEVLDYLSRKGYKMMVLSNCNTTYLNSILKKGIEIYIDEPYCSEMFDWKDKEEVMKKVIDLNKKEEYVMVGDRKHDIKAAKDNGIKSIGCDYGYGQHEINSADIIIKDIKELIDIF, encoded by the coding sequence ATGGATAAAATAAAGACTATTATATTTGATTTAGATGGAACCCTTGTCAACACAATTAACGTTACTATACCTGCTTTCGAAAATGTTATAAAGGATTTGAAAGAGAAAAATATGATAGAGTATTTACCAGACAAAAAAGAAATAATGAAATACATAGGTTATCCCATAGATCAGATCTTTACTAATTTATACGATAGCAATGATAAAAAACTTATCGAAGAATCAGTTAGACTTTTAGATCATTACGAAGAAATCATTATAGAAAACAACGACAACATTTTTTTTGATGGTGTTATTGAAGTTCTTGATTATCTGAGTAGAAAAGGATATAAGATGATGGTTTTGTCTAACTGCAACACAACTTACCTCAACAGTATTTTAAAAAAAGGTATTGAAATTTATATAGATGAACCATACTGTTCCGAGATGTTTGACTGGAAAGACAAAGAAGAAGTGATGAAGAAGGTTATCGACCTGAACAAAAAAGAAGAGTACGTGATGGTGGGAGACAGAAAACACGATATAAAGGCTGCGAAAGACAATGGAATTAAATCTATAGGTTGTGATTATGGCTATGGACAACATGAGATCAATTCAGCAGACATCATAATTAAAGATATAAAAGAGTTAATTGACATTTTTTAA